TCGCAGGGTTCTGTTCGAGTTCATCGGGCACCCGTTGGTGCTTCTGAATGTGGACCCTCCGTTTGGCCGCACACGCTTCGATGAAATGGTAGGCGCTCAAAAACCAAGCTTCGACCCGGAGGCCCGGTTCGTCGACCTTGGCGGCCCCGTCCCGGAACGCCCGCGCTTGCCGCATGTGGGTTTCCAATGAGGACATTCGCGTACTAATTACGCGACCGGTACTTAAGCGTCGTGGCCGCCAGGACGAATGCAAGGGTGGCACATTTCCGGATCCCTTGGCCCTGCAGAACCGTTGCAACTTACACCGGATGTTACCACGCGACACACTACGTATGGATTGTCTTGTCCGGAGGGCCTCGGGCAGCCAACAGCTTGCGAGCCTCACTCGGTCGGATGATCTTCACCCCTTCGACTTCCCGGAGCACGAGGAGGTCCTTGTCTCCCGTCACGACTACATCGCAGCGGGAGACGATGGCGGCCGCAAGGATGTGGGCGTCGTCCGGATCCCGCAGCTCGGGAAATCCCTGAGAACGTCCCTCGTACGTTCTCCTCGGCAAAGTCTGTGCACGAAGCAACGCCATGACCTCCTCCGACTCCTCCCGAAGGCGGGGGAACTTCTGCCGCATGACCTTCCTGACTTCTCGTTGGACATCCTGCGAGATGACGAAAGCGTGATCTCTCCCGAACGTGGCCAAGAGAATCCGACGCTCCGTACCCGCGAAGACGATTCCCGAGACAATTACGTTCGAATCGAGGAAGAACCTCACCGCGACGGCCCCCGACGAGCCCCCTTGAGGGCCCGCAGGAGGGCCTCCTTGGTGATTCCCTTGCGCTTAGCCTCCCGTTGGAATCGTTCCGACAGCTCGAGGAACCGAGTCTCCGCCCGTCGGAGCACGACGAAGTCACCCACCTCCTCCGCGAGGAGATAGGTGTCCTCGGAAATGTTGAGATCCTTTCGAATTCGGGCAGGGAGCGTCAGCTGCCCCTTTGTGGTGACCTTTACAACGTCGGCCATTAGACCTGAGTAAGGAATCCTTACTATTTGAACTTGGTCGGTGGTGGCTCCATCCTGAAATTTGACTTCGCCGCAGAGCCGTGTCTGCGGCTGGTCCGTGACAGTTCAGAATGAATCGTCTCCGTTTCCGCAACCCGAGATTCCGTTGCCTGGTGCGCAGCAGGGTGGTGCTACCGCAACCGGATCGCGATATCGATCCGGCACGTCGCAGGCGCGCCCCAGATGTACACGCTTTGCGCACGGTGCGCGGACGTCCCGGAGATGAGGTGGACCCGACTGATCTTGCGGCCCCAGCCTAGGAGTTTCTCCCGGCCCCTGCGTCTTCGGGCTTACGCAGCTCGGGCAACCGCTCCCTCCTCGAGTAACGTGTCTACGACTCGAAACGCGAGGTCCGGCTCCATGCCAAGAGCCTCGATGATGTCTGACACGTACGCTTTCCGTCCCCCCTTGAGGTATTTCAGGACCGCTGCTTTGGCCCTGGGTTCAGTCCATTCTCGGAGCAGGAGCACCTTGGATTCCTTGAGTTCATCGAGGTACCGATCGATCGCTCGTTCCAAGAATTCCGTCCGCGATCGCATTCCTGTCCTCCGGACGAGCCGGTCGATTTCTTCGAGCTGCTTGACGGACAAGCGAAAGGATGTCGTCACCTTGGAACCGCGCTCGCCTTGCATGCAATATGCGCATTGCGGACCGACTACTTAGGAGACTTGCTCCAGGTACATGAATTGTCAGACCGCGGTGGAGCCACGTGAAACGGTCACAATCCGAGTGAACTGCTACGCGCGGAACGCGATCCGCGCGACCCCGCTGCCGGGAGAGCGGGAGGATGGAGCTCTGCCCGAAGGCGAAGGAAACCCGGATGGAATAGCAAGACGCACATCTATTAATATCTGATATTACATGCAGGAAACTATGGCAAAGAACGAAACTGAATCAGACGATTTGGAGGGGGACACCATCCGCGTCTCGCTCCTATTTGAAAAGCCCCTGCTGGAAGGAGTGGAGAGGGCCGCGGGGCGCTTCGGTGTCACCCGATCCGCATTCATCCGCCAGGCATGCCAACAGGCTCTAGCGGGGGTGCAAGAGGAGCCCGACTGGGAGGATCTCCTCAAGTCGACGAGGACCCCATTCTATTACGATCTCCCGGCGCTGGCCCGCAGGTTGCAACACGTCGGATATCTCACCCCGCGGGGGTTACGAGTATTGAAACAGAGAATCGTGGACACTGTGGGTGCCGCGGAAGTACTCCAGGCACTCCCGTCACCGTATGAACAGCTCTTGCGCAGGCTTGGGCTGACGAAAAAGAAGGTGGACGAGGCTCTCGAGAAGGACGAATCGATCGCCCTCAAGGCCGTTGGCGGGTAGGTCACCGCACTGTGCTGTCGGTCGCACCCGGTTCCGAGCTTCGCGTCAGATAACGTCGGCTGGCAAGGCCTTCAGCGATCAGCGTCTCCGCCTCAAACGCGACCCCCTCCCCGAGATGTTGTCGAGCTCGAACCGCTAGGCCTCGTAGAGTCGGCGGCCCGGGGCGAAGCCTCATCGGGGACCTGGGACTAGCCCCGGGCACATGGAGCCGATCATCGCGGGCCGGGACCTCCGGAAATCCTGGGGCCCCACGCTCGTCCTCGAGCACGCCGACTTCCTTCTCCACGCAGGGGACAAAGTCGCCCTCGTCGGCCCGAACGGATCGGGGAAGAGCACCCTGTTCCGGCTCCTCGCGGGCGAGACGGCGCCGGACCTGGGGGACCTCGTGCTCAAGCCCGGGCTCCGGTACGGCTACCTCCCGCAGGTCCCGAACGTCCCGCCGGAGACCGTTGTGCGGGACGTCCTCTCGGCCCCGAGCCCGGAGGCGCAGCGGATCGAGGCCGACCTGGCGGCCCTCGAGGCGTGGATGGCCCGCCCGGACGCGTGGGACGCCGCGGACGCGAGCGCGCGCATGGCCCGCTACGAAGCCCTGCACGTCGCCCTGGGGTCCGCCCGCAGCCAGAGCGTGATCGTCAACGACCCGATCCTGAACGACTTGGGCGTCGGCGAGGAGCTCCTCGACCAGCGGTTCGGCTCCCTCTCCGGCGGCGAGAAGTCCAAGGTCCTCACCGCGCGCGCCCTCGCGAACGCGAAGGACAAGGACGTCCTCCTGCTCGACGAGCCGACGAACCACATGGACGTCGACACGATCGAGACGATCGAGGCGTTCCTCGGGGAGATCGATGCGGCCGTCCTCCTGGCGAGCCACGACAAGTTCCTCCTCGACGCGATCGCGGACAAGGTGATCGAGATCGACCGTCTCCGCACCCTCGAGTACGTCGGCAACTACACGGACTATAGGGTGCAGCGCGACGCGATCGCGCGGGCCCGGGAGGCCCAGCGCCACCGGCACCAGGAGGAGCTCAAACGGCAGCTCGCGATCATCGAGGCGTTCAAGTCCCGCAAGGTGTACGAGCAGGTCCTCTCGCGCAAGCTGCGGGTCGAGCGGATGCGGCGCGAGACGCCGGAGCCGCCTCCGACCGCCCCGCGCGCCTTCCGCCTCGCCTTCCGCACGGGCGCCTCGGGCCCGGGGGTCGTGCGCCTCGAGGGCGTCGCGAAGTCCCACGGCGGCCGCCTCCTCTTCGCCGACGTCGACCTCGAGCTGGCGAAGGGGGACAAGGTCGGCCTCGTCGGCCCGAACGGCGCCGGGAAGACGACGCTCCTGGAGGTCCTCATTGGGCGTCAGGCGGCGGACGCGGGATCCGTGTTCCGGGGCAAGAACCTGGCGATCGGGTATTTCGCCCAGGAAGCGGAGGAGCTCGACTTCTCCCGCACCCTCCTCGAGGAGATCCGCAGCGTGCGACGTCCGGAACCGCCGGAAGCGTGGGCGAGGGGACTCCTCGGCCGCTTCTGGTTCCGGGGGGACGCGGTCCACAGCCGCGTCGGCCAGCTCAGCGGCGGCGAGCGGGCGCGCCTCGCCCTCGCGAAGTTCATCGCCCAGGACTACGACCTCCTCGTCCTCGACGAGCCGACGAACCACCTCGACATCGAGAGCCAGGAGATCGTGGCAGCGGCCCTCCGGACGTATCCGGGCATGCTCCTGGTCGTGAGCCACAACCGCTCCTTCCTGAACGAAGTGGCGAACAAGATCGCGGTCATCGCGCACCGGCGCCTCGCCGTGTTCCAGGGGACCTTCCGGGACTCGTGGGCCGCGGCGAAGATGGCGGAGTTCATGGCGGTGCGGCAGAAGCCCCGGTACCGCGTCCTGCGCGTCGTCAAGGACTGGGAGACCGGGACCGCCTACCATGGAGGGGACGTGATCGCCCTCAACGGCGCGGAGACCCAGGCCTTCCTGCGCCTGCTGCGGTGGGCGGAGGCGAACGGCCGCGTGGAGCGCATCGAGACGTGAGGGGTCGTGGGCGCACGGAAGCATATAAGGCACCACCGGTGTCCCGTTGCCTGCGACCGAGTCCCTTTGTGAAGGCCGGCCGCGGAGGTTCCCATGGCCAAGTTCCGGATCGAGAACGTCGTCGCGTCGACCTCCCTCGGGCACGAGCTCGACCTCAAGGCGATCGCCCTCGCCCTGGGCGGCTCCGAGTACGAGCCGGAGCAGTTCCCCGGGCTCATCTACCGCATCAAGGAACCGAAGACCGCCATCCTGCTGTTCCGCAGCGGGAAGGTCGTCTGCACCGGCGCGAAGAGCCTCGAGAACGTCAAGATGGCGATCGACCTGGTCGCGAAGCAGATCGAGGCCGCGGGCATCCCGATCAAGAAGAACCCGGAGATCGAGGTCCAGAACATCGTCGCCACGTCGGACCTCGGCGCCCAGATCGACCTGAACGCGGTCGCGATCACCTTGGGGCTCGGTGCCGTGGAGTACGAGCCGGAGCAGTTCCCCGGCCTCGTCTACCGGATCGACGAGCCCAAGGTCGTCCTGCTCATGTTCGGCAGCGGCAAGGTCGTGTGCACCGGCGCGCGCAAGCCTGCGGACGTCGAGAAGGCCGTCGACAAGATCACGGCCGAGCTCAAGGCGAACGGGCTTCTGCACTGAT
This DNA window, taken from Thermoplasmata archaeon, encodes the following:
- a CDS encoding TATA-box-binding protein — encoded protein: MAKFRIENVVASTSLGHELDLKAIALALGGSEYEPEQFPGLIYRIKEPKTAILLFRSGKVVCTGAKSLENVKMAIDLVAKQIEAAGIPIKKNPEIEVQNIVATSDLGAQIDLNAVAITLGLGAVEYEPEQFPGLVYRIDEPKVVLLMFGSGKVVCTGARKPADVEKAVDKITAELKANGLLH
- a CDS encoding ribbon-helix-helix domain-containing protein; its protein translation is MTTSFRLSVKQLEEIDRLVRRTGMRSRTEFLERAIDRYLDELKESKVLLLREWTEPRAKAAVLKYLKGGRKAYVSDIIEALGMEPDLAFRVVDTLLEEGAVARAA
- a CDS encoding putative toxin-antitoxin system toxin component, PIN family, with translation MRFFLDSNVIVSGIVFAGTERRILLATFGRDHAFVISQDVQREVRKVMRQKFPRLREESEEVMALLRAQTLPRRTYEGRSQGFPELRDPDDAHILAAAIVSRCDVVVTGDKDLLVLREVEGVKIIRPSEARKLLAARGPPDKTIHT
- a CDS encoding ABC-F family ATP-binding cassette domain-containing protein; the protein is MEPIIAGRDLRKSWGPTLVLEHADFLLHAGDKVALVGPNGSGKSTLFRLLAGETAPDLGDLVLKPGLRYGYLPQVPNVPPETVVRDVLSAPSPEAQRIEADLAALEAWMARPDAWDAADASARMARYEALHVALGSARSQSVIVNDPILNDLGVGEELLDQRFGSLSGGEKSKVLTARALANAKDKDVLLLDEPTNHMDVDTIETIEAFLGEIDAAVLLASHDKFLLDAIADKVIEIDRLRTLEYVGNYTDYRVQRDAIARAREAQRHRHQEELKRQLAIIEAFKSRKVYEQVLSRKLRVERMRRETPEPPPTAPRAFRLAFRTGASGPGVVRLEGVAKSHGGRLLFADVDLELAKGDKVGLVGPNGAGKTTLLEVLIGRQAADAGSVFRGKNLAIGYFAQEAEELDFSRTLLEEIRSVRRPEPPEAWARGLLGRFWFRGDAVHSRVGQLSGGERARLALAKFIAQDYDLLVLDEPTNHLDIESQEIVAAALRTYPGMLLVVSHNRSFLNEVANKIAVIAHRRLAVFQGTFRDSWAAAKMAEFMAVRQKPRYRVLRVVKDWETGTAYHGGDVIALNGAETQAFLRLLRWAEANGRVERIET
- a CDS encoding AbrB/MazE/SpoVT family DNA-binding domain-containing protein gives rise to the protein MADVVKVTTKGQLTLPARIRKDLNISEDTYLLAEEVGDFVVLRRAETRFLELSERFQREAKRKGITKEALLRALKGARRGPSR